The following nucleotide sequence is from Kiritimatiella glycovorans.
TGGAACCTCGAGGCGCAGCGGCCCCGCGTGGAGGGAGAGACGGCGGACCGCCTGTTTGATATCGCATGCCTGATGTACCCGGACCGTGTGGCATTACGGCAGGAGGGACGCTCCCTGAGCTATCGTGAGCTGGGCCGCCTGGCGAACCGGATCGCGCTTCGGTTGCGCAGGGAGGGAATAGGGGCTGAGGATCCGGTACTGATCTGTGGACGGCGCTCCATCGAAGCGCTCGTGGCTATGCTGGCGGTCGTGAAGGCCGGGGCGACGTATGTCCCGGTGGATGCCGGAGTACCGGAACGTCGCATGCGCGAGGCGTGCGGGGATTGCGGGGCGAGGGCCGTGTTCTGCCCGGAGGCGATCCGGAATGTTTTTGATGCGTGCGCGCTGTGGCTCGATCTGGACGATCCGGAAGGCGAGGGCCGCGGGGAAGGTTCTCATCCGCCGGAGGTGAAGCCGGATGATCGTCGCCGCGCGTACATCATCTACACCTCCGGGTCAACCGGTCGTCCCAAGGGAGTCGAAATCGAACACCGCTCGCTCGTCAACCTCATCCGTTTTTACGTGGAGCGGCTTGAACTCACGGAAAAGGACCGGAGCACCATGCTGGCGAGCATCGCCTTCGATGCCTCGGTTGCCGACGGGTGGCCATACCTGTGCTGCGGGGCGTCGGTGTACATTCCGCCCGACGAAAAGCTCCTCGATCCTCCCGCGCTCTTCCGGTGGATCGGAGAGGAGGGGATCACGGTGTCCTTCGTGCCGACGGCGCTCGCGGAACGGCTTCTCGAATCGGATCTGTCACCGAAGACCTCGCTGCGGTATCTGCTGACGGGAGGCGACCGGCTTCGCGTCCGGCCCGCGGCGGGGTTGTCATTCGGGGTGATCAACACCTACGGCCCGACCGAGAACACGGTCGACAGCACGTGGGATGTCGTCCGCCCCGGCGGAGAAGAGGAGGGTCCGCCTCCGATCGGTCGTCCGATAGCCAATGTAGGGGTCTATGTGCTCGACCCGGACGGCGTGAGAGTCGCCCCCGGGGAAGAGGGTGAACTGGTGCTGGGGGGGCGGAACGTCGCGCGCGGCTACCTCGGGCGTGGAGACCTTACCCGTGAACGTTTTCCGGTCGATCCGTTCTCCGGGGATGGGGCGCGGATGTACCGGACGGGCGACCGGGTACGGTTCCGGGACGACGGGCGACTCGATTTCCTCGGGCGCAAAGATGATCAGGTGCAGATCCGGGGCCATCGTGTAGAGCCGGGCGAGGTCGAGCATCTCCTGCGCGAAACCTCGGGAGTACGGGACGCTGCGGTGCGCCCGATGGAGGAGGACGGCGCGGTAACCGCGCTGGCGGCGTGGGTGGTGCCGGAACGACCCGGGGCCGCGGAAACCCTGACGGCGGCGCGTGAGGCGGCTCGTGCAGAACTTCCGGCCTACATGGTTCCCGCGGCCTGGGCGATGCTGGATGAACTGCCTCGGAACGCCTCGGGTAAAGTCGACCGTGAGGCGCTGCCCGCGCCGAACGTGTTCGAATCGGCGGGGGCGGGAGAGGTTCCGGCGACAGAGCGGGAACGCGAGCTGGCCGCGGTGTGGGAGGAAGTACTCGATGTGGGCCGCATCGGACGCGACGACAATTTTTTTGATCTGGGCGGCCATTCGCTGATGGTGCTCAATCTCGTCTCGCGCGTGAAAGACGTGCTGGGGGTCCCGCTTTCCGTCGCCGCCGTGCTGCAGCGTCCCACCCTGCGCCGCATGGCGGAGGCGCTCGAAGATACCCCGGGCGGCGTCGGGCCGGGATCTTCTGCAAGGGTTCCCGTGCGCGAGGAGGGCAAAGATGAGCCCGTCTTCTGCGTGCCCGGTGCGGGGGGAGGGGTGAACCGGTTTCGCGGCATGGTCGAGCACTTGAAGCCGGGGCGGCCGTTTTACGGTCTGGAACCGCTGGGGCTGTCGCGCGCGTTGAATGAAGGGCCCATTGAGGATGTGGCAGAGGCGTTTCTGGACCTCGTGCGCGAGGTTCAGCCGCACGGGCCGTATTTTCTGGGAGGGTTCTCCTACGGCGGGCATGTCGCCTACACGATGGCACAACGGCTTCGGCGCGAGGGCGAGGAGGTCGCCCTGCTGTTTCTGATCGAGGCCTACGGACCCGATGTTCGCTGCGGTCCTGCGGTGCGCGCCCTGAGGTATGCCGGCAATGTACTGCGACTCAAGCCGGCGGACAAGGTGCGTTACGTAAAGGACAAAATTCGCTGGTTCCGGATGCTCATCAGAAACTGGTGGCACGTGAGCCGCCGGAGCCGGGATGAGGCCGACGAACTTTCGAGCATCCTGCGTGCGCATATGGAGGCCGCCGCGTGCTACGACCCGGAGCCGTACGATGGGCGGATGGTGCTGCTGCGTGCCGAGAGGCCGCCGAACAGTGCGCCGCTGCGCAGAGATGCGGGTTGGAAACGCATGGTCCGGGGCGGGATGGACGTGCACTTCGTCCCCGGCGATCATTACACCATCTTCGATGAAGGCCATCACGAGGCGATGGCCGAGACGATCGGCCGCTACCTCTGAGGTGCGTCCCGCACCTCGGTTTCTCCCTCTTCATGGTAGTCCTGCAGCGCGCGGACGGACCAGTCGCCTTCCCGCACGGTCCGGATCGCGGCGATCGTCGCGCGGGCGCCGGATTCGGTGGTGATGATCGGAAGATTGCGCAGCACCGCTTCGGAGCGGATGCGGATCTCGTCCATGCGCGAGACCGGGCCGCTGGGCGTATTGATCAGCAGGTGCACCTTGTCCTCGCGCATCAGGTCGGCGATGTTCGGTTTGCGTCCGCTCGCGAGTTTATAGGTCTCGGTCACTTCGAGCCCGTATTCGCGGAGCACCGAGGCAGTCCCTTCCGTGGCGAAGATCGAAAAGCCCAGTTCGCTCAGCTCGCGACCGATCTCGCACACCCAGTCCTTGTCCCGGTCCTTGGCGCTGAGAAACACGGCGCCGCCGGTCGGGAGCTGCTGGCCGGCGGCGATCTCCGCCTTCCAGTAGGCCGTCTCGAAGTCGCGGTCGATGCCCATGACCTCGCCGGTCGACTTCATTTCCGGTCCGAGGATGGGATCGACCCCCGCAAACCGGTTGAAGGGGAAGACCGCTTCCTTGACGGCATACCATTTGGGCGCCGGCGCCCGCTTCGCGAGCCCCAGTTCCTTGAGCGAGCGGCCCAGCGAGACCTGGGTGGCGATATTGGCCAGCGGGACGCCGGTTGCCTTGCTGACGTACGGCACCGTCCTCGACGCGCGCGGATTGACTTCGAGCACGTAGAAGTCGTCGTCTTTCACGGCGATCTGGGTGTTCATCAGGCCTACGACATTCAGTTCGATCGCCATGCGTGCACAGGCGTCCTCGATGTTCGCGATCATCTCCGGCTTGAGCGTGTTGGGAGGGATGGTGCAGGCGCTGTCGCCCGAATGCACCCCGGCCTCCTCGACGTGCTCCATCAGTCCGCCGATGTAGACCGACGACCCGTCGCAGACGAGGTCGACGTCCACTTCGATCGCGTTTTCAAGGAAGCGATCGATCAGCACGGGGTGGCCCGCGCTGGCATTGAACGCGGCGTAGGTGAAGGTGACGAAGTCCTGTTCGTCGTAGGCGATCATCATGGCGCGCCCGCCCAGCACGTAGGAGGGACGGATCATCACCGGGAAGCCGATCTCGTGGGCGAGGGCCAGGGCCTCGTCCATGGTGGTCGCCGTGCCGCTGGCCGGCTGTTTGAGCCCGGTGCGGTTGAGCAGGTCGCGGAACTGGGCGCGGTCCTCCGCCGCGGCGATGCTTTCCGGCGAGGTGCCGAGGATCGGCACGCCCGCGCGGAGCAGGTCGAGGGCGATATTCAACGGCGTCTGGCCGCCCATCTGTATGATCAGCCCGAGCGGGCGTTCATTCTCGTAGATGTTCATCACGTCCTCGAACGTCAGCGGCTCGAAATAGAGTTTGTCCGAGGTGTCGTAGTCGGTGGAGACCGTCTCCGGGTTGCTGTTCACCATGATGGCCTCGTAGCCCATCTCCCGCAGTGCGTTGACCGTGTGCACGCAGCTGTAATCGAATTCGATCCCCTGACCGATCCGGTTCGGGCCGCTGCCGAGCACGATCACGCTCTCGCGGTCCGTTCGGCGGGTCTCGTCGAGCGTGCCGTCGCAGGTCGAGTAAAAGTAGGGGGTGTAGGCCTCGAATTCGCCCGCACAGGTATCGACGAGATGATAGACGGGCTTCAGGCCGGCGTTCTTGCGTTTCTCGCGGAACGCCCAGCGGTCTTCGCCGCGCAGCGCGGCGATCTGGTCGTCGGAGAACCCGATCCGTTTCGCCTCGGAGAGCAGGGCGGGATCGAGTTCGCGGCCTTTCGGGACCTCGATCAGCGCATGCTCCATCTCTACGATCTGGGCGATATTATCGATGAACCACGGGTCGAGGTGTGTCATTTCCGCGATCTTCTCGATTGAATAGCCGTCCTTGAGCGCGCACTTGATCGCGATGCAGCGTTCGGTGCGGGTGTTCAGGAGATACTCGTCGAGCCGCTCGCGCGGCACCCGCGACTCCGCTTTGAGGTCGAGTCCGTCGACGCCGATCTCCAGGGACCGGAAGGCTTTCTGGAGCGATTCCTTGAAGTTGCGGCCGATCGCCATGGTCTCGCCGACCGACTTCATGCTGACGCCGAGATCCGTCTCCGCGCCGGGGAACTTCTCGAAGGCGAAGCGCGGAAGCTTGACCACGCAGTAATCGATCGACGGCTCGAAACAGGCGGGCGTCTCGCGGGTGATGTCGTTAGGCAGTTCATCGAGTGTGTAGCCGACCGCCAGTTTGGCCGCCAGCTTGGCGATCGGAAAACCGGTGGCCTTGGAGGCGAGGGCGGAGGACCGCGAGACGCGCGGGTTCATCTCAATGACCGCGAGACGCCCCGTTTCAGGGTGGATACAGAACTGGACGTTGGATCCCCCCGTTTCCACGCCGATCACGCGCATGATCCGCAGCGAGGCGTCG
It contains:
- the carB gene encoding carbamoyl-phosphate synthase large subunit, with product MPKRTDLSHILIIGSGPIIIGQACEFDYSGTQACKALKEEGYKVTLINSNPATIMTDPQTADRTYVEPLTPEAVEKIIERERPDAILPTLGGQTGLNISMTLFKSGVLDKYGVEMIGANPDAIERGEERELFKAAMEEAGIECLKSFHVHSLEEAQRLAEHELGFPIIVRPSYTLGGTGGGIAHDWEQFNRIVENGLKASLSSEVLIEESVFGWKEFEMEVMRDHKDNCVIICSIENMDPMGVHTGDSITVAPAQTLTDREYQVMRDASLRIMRVIGVETGGSNVQFCIHPETGRLAVIEMNPRVSRSSALASKATGFPIAKLAAKLAVGYTLDELPNDITRETPACFEPSIDYCVVKLPRFAFEKFPGAETDLGVSMKSVGETMAIGRNFKESLQKAFRSLEIGVDGLDLKAESRVPRERLDEYLLNTRTERCIAIKCALKDGYSIEKIAEMTHLDPWFIDNIAQIVEMEHALIEVPKGRELDPALLSEAKRIGFSDDQIAALRGEDRWAFREKRKNAGLKPVYHLVDTCAGEFEAYTPYFYSTCDGTLDETRRTDRESVIVLGSGPNRIGQGIEFDYSCVHTVNALREMGYEAIMVNSNPETVSTDYDTSDKLYFEPLTFEDVMNIYENERPLGLIIQMGGQTPLNIALDLLRAGVPILGTSPESIAAAEDRAQFRDLLNRTGLKQPASGTATTMDEALALAHEIGFPVMIRPSYVLGGRAMMIAYDEQDFVTFTYAAFNASAGHPVLIDRFLENAIEVDVDLVCDGSSVYIGGLMEHVEEAGVHSGDSACTIPPNTLKPEMIANIEDACARMAIELNVVGLMNTQIAVKDDDFYVLEVNPRASRTVPYVSKATGVPLANIATQVSLGRSLKELGLAKRAPAPKWYAVKEAVFPFNRFAGVDPILGPEMKSTGEVMGIDRDFETAYWKAEIAAGQQLPTGGAVFLSAKDRDKDWVCEIGRELSELGFSIFATEGTASVLREYGLEVTETYKLASGRKPNIADLMREDKVHLLINTPSGPVSRMDEIRIRSEAVLRNLPIITTESGARATIAAIRTVREGDWSVRALQDYHEEGETEVRDAPQR